One genomic region from Oncorhynchus gorbuscha isolate QuinsamMale2020 ecotype Even-year linkage group LG13, OgorEven_v1.0, whole genome shotgun sequence encodes:
- the LOC123993843 gene encoding P2Y purinoceptor 14-like: MAISSLYFLLFIPALIINGVAVWVCMQLRSTSTFMVYLKNLLAADLLMTLTIPVKAANILPSAPLTLKAFACRYSDVIFYLCMYMSIILLGLISLDRFFKIVRPCGRLLGQNLVFGKVLAASIWVVLLSTAVIPTMILTNQDPTNKTKLFCMAMKSNAGQYFHSGVVKLNNAIFWVVCVLICFCYICIARKVFQSYRKSGSSNDEGRHKTKVRVFLVLVVFLTCFGPYHAIRLPYTLLQVTSTTSCTKVTLQISKEFTLWMSAMNICLDPLIYFFLCKPFRITLFKTLRLPPGTCSWLTGRGPNTIEDQTPTQEGDSCACTEN, translated from the coding sequence ATGGCTATATCAAGTCTCTACTTCCTGTTGTTCATCCCGGCCCTCATCATCAATGGGGTAGCAGTCTGGGTCTGCATGCAACTTCGTTCAACGTCCACCTTCATGGTGTATCTGAAGAACCTTCTGGCCGCTGACCTTCTCATGACCCTGACCATCCCTGTCAAAGCAGCCAATATCCTGCCCAGCGCTCCACTGACTCTGAAGGCCTTTGCCTGTCGCTACTCTGATGTTATCTTCTATCTCTGTATGTACATGAGCATCATTCTGTTGGGCCTCATCAGTCTGGACCGCTTCTTCAAGATCGTCAGGCCCTGTGGCAGGTTGTTGGGTCAGAACCTTGTCTTCGGCAAAGTGCTGGCTGCTTCCATCTGGGTCGTGCTGTTGTCCACTGCTGTCATTCCAACCATGATCCTGACCAATCAGGATCCCACAAACAAGACTAAACTATTCTGTATGGCAATGAAGAGCAATGCAGGACAATATTTCCACAGTGGCGTGGTCAAATTAAACAACGCAATCTTCTGGGTGGTGTGTGTTCTTATTTGTTTCTGCTACATATGCATAGCAAGGAAGGTTTTTCAATCATACAGGAAATCAGGAAGCAGCAATGACGAAGGGAGGCATAAGACCAAAGTGCGTGTGTTTTTGGTTCTGGTGGTATTCCTGACGTGTTTCGGACCCTACCACGCCATACGGCTCCCCTACACCTTGCTTCAGGTTACCTCAACAACCAGCTGCACTAAGGTTACCTTACAGATCTCTAAGGAGTTCACCTTGTGGATGTCAGCCATGAACATCTGTCTGGACCCTCTCATCTACTTCTTCCTGTGTAAGCCCTTCAGGATCACCCTGTTCAAGACGCTCCGTCTCCCACCTGGGACCTGTAGCTGGCTCACTGGGAGAGGACCCAACACAATAGAGGATCAGACCCCAACACAGGAGGGAGACTCCTGTGCCTGTACAGAAAATTAA
- the LOC123992496 gene encoding P2Y purinoceptor 12-like, which translates to MDSTTGFARTPVNHNHTNSSCSRDNVLKTVVFPVLYSLLFLLGLSLNGLAVWVFFSIPSRSHFIIYLKNIVVADVLMTLTFPFKVLSDSNMASVGLRVFVCRVSSVLFYLTMYISILFFGLISIDRCRKTLQPFKGTNAARLSQRKLLSGVIWCSLLALSLPNMVLTSRSPTSVYFKCSDLKTAVGLHWHEVVNHVCQVIFWGNLVTVIVCYALITKELYSSYARANAYRAGGASRAGTGKGQRQPQRKTVSSNVFLVLAVFFVCFVPFHFSRVPYTMSQTRGRMFDCNLKLFFFQLKESTLWLSSLNSLLDPLIYFFLCKSFRTTLFKTLRLPPGTCSWLTGRGPDPNTGSTPLGDSSACL; encoded by the exons ATGGACAGCACAACAGGATTCGCCCGGACCCCTGTCAATCACAACCACACCAACAGCAGCTGTTCCCGTGACAACGTGCTGAAGACTGTGGTGTTTCCTgttctctactccctcctcttcctgttgGGCCTGTCCCTCAACGGCCTGGCAGTGTGGGTGTTCTTCAGCATCCCCAGCCGCTCCCACTTCATCATCTACCTCAAGAACATTGTGGTGGCCGACGTCCTCATGACCCTCACCTTCCCCTTCAAG GTGCTgtctgactccaacatggcgtCCGTGGGTCTGCGTGTCTTCGTCTGTCGTGTCTCCTCTGTGCTCTTCTATCTCACCATGTACATCAGCATCCTCTTCTTTGGCCTCATCAGCATCGACCGCTGCAGGAAGACCCTCCAGCCCTTCAAGGGAACCAACGCGGCTCGTCTGTCCCAAAGGAAACTGCTCTCTGGGGTTATCTGGTGCTCCCTGCTGGCCCTCTCCCTGCCCAACATGGTCCTGACCAGCCGCAGCCCCACCTCAGTCTACTTCAAGTGCAGTGATCTGAAGACGGCGGTTGGGCTGCATTGGCATGAGGTGGTCAACCATGTGTGCCAGGTCATCTTCTGGGGCAACCTGGTGACGGTGATAGTGTGTTATGCCCTCATCACCAAAGAGCTGTACAGTTCCTACGCCCGCGCCAACGCTTACCGTGCTGGTGGAGCCAGCAGAGCTGGTACTGGTAAAGGGCAGCGCCAGCCCCAGAGAAAGACTGTGAGTTCAAACGTCTTCCTGGTGCTGGCTGTGTTCTTTGTGTGCTTCGTGCCGTTCCACTTCTCTCGCGTGCCGTACACCATGAGCCAGACCCGGGGACGCATGTTTGACTGTAACCTCAAGCTGTTCTTCTTCCAATTAAAGGAGAGTACACTCTGGCTGTCCTCCCTCAACTCCCTCCTGGACCCTCTCATCTACTTCTTCCTGTGTAAGTCCTTCAGGACCACCCTGTTCAAGACGCTCCGTCTCCCACCTGGGACCTGTAGCTGGCTCACTGGGAGAGGGCCGGACCCCAACACAGGCAGTACCCCTCTGGGAGACTCCTCTGCTTGTCTGTAG